The following proteins are co-located in the Limanda limanda chromosome 5, fLimLim1.1, whole genome shotgun sequence genome:
- the msh3 gene encoding DNA mismatch repair protein Msh3 — translation MPKSVKKKFCSSASISRYFTHSGIKHTNHRPAEHQLSRGKQKLSSDEDCGLPRKRAKLSPHDQQEDREPEAGQKETKLTQRGGAGGLCSSTREKLKGFTWAAELSDTQREEKKTDGVGSEICDQGSDVRPQVDDQDQQSYNHSLQNTEEEHEEGEEDEEEEREESSGLAVAKQGVLFSQFANAGRGGGRRGGKGAELSPPSLSSAPSRCSKSVHTPLEQQVVELKEKHKDALLAVECGYKYRFFGEDAEIAAKELNIFCHLDHNFMTCSIPTHRLFVHVRRLVSHGHKVGVVKQTETSAMKALGANKNALFTRQLTAMYTKSTLVGEDVNPVCRLGDVEEGACGDELLDPPNSFLLCISENWDKLKKQLTVGLVAVQPSTGDVLLDCFPDGQSRSELEARIMKLNPVEILVPSDLSEQTHRLLQSITNASAQADDRVRVERRDRAQFEFPSAMNTVTEFYCHTEKKASRCLSSVASMETPVICCLGPLIQFLQEFNLERVFRSESSFQHLSCRSEGMTLSATTLRNLEILNNQTDGGVRGSLLWVLDHTCTRFGRRLMRKWVSRPLTDPQSISERLDAVQEMLESDCLPLTSIKSLLSHLPDLERGICSIYHKKSSTQEFYVITSSLCRVGLELQALVPAIEAQIRSKLLQSLLLDIPKLLDPAHSFLKVLNKKAAQMGNKTELFSDLSGFPVLQERREQIQTALNEIQDHRKEIRLILKTPALDYITVSGQEFLIQVKNSLASTVPRDWVIISSTKTVSRYHSSFLVERYKKLQQLREQLLLDCHSEWINFMDEFGEHYHTTKRAISHLATMDCLLSLAEVAKQGDYCRPVVCEDQRQIMIRDGRHPAIDLLMGVQNQYVPNHTELQGDGRRTMIITGPNMGGKSSYIRQVALICIMAHMGSYVPASEARLGALDGVYTRMGASDNILKGRSTFMEELTEASEIISHATERSLVILDELGRGTSTHDGIAIAHATLEYFIRDVKAQTLFVTHYPPLCELEQAYPRHVANYHMAFLLNDPDIATDTEGDEVQPEFITFLYQLTGGAAGRSYGLNVARLADIPDSILHTAARKSREMENVVKARRSRVKLLSDLWSVSDKSSLLEWQRSN, via the exons ATGCCGAAGTCAGTGAAGAAGAAAttctgcagctctgcctccATCAGCAGATACTTCACACACAGTGGAATCAAACACACGAACCACAGGCCTGCTGAACACCAGCTGTCAAGAGGCAAg CAGAAACTCTCTTCTGATGAAGACTGTGGGTTGCCAAGGAAACGGGCCAAGCTGTCTCCACACGACCAGCAGGAGGACCGTGAGCCTGAGGCCGGTCAGAAAG AGACGAAGCTgacgcagagaggaggagccggcggcctctgctcctccacccgGGAGAAGCTGAAAGGCTTCACCTGGGCGGCTGAGCTCTCTGACActcagagggaggaaaagaagacTGACGGTGTTGGTAGTGAAATCTGTGATCAAGGAAGCGACGTCAGGCCTCAAGTGGACGATCAGGATCAGCAGAGCTATAACCACAGTCTTCAGAACACGGAGGAGGAGCacgaggagggagaggaggatgaggaggaggaacgagaGGAGAGCTCAGGGTTGGCTGTCGCAAAACAG GGTGTGTTGTTCTCTCAGTTTGCAaatgcaggaagaggaggaggaaga agaggaggaaagggtgCAGAGCTCAGTCCGCCGTCACTCTCTAGCGCCCCCTCCAGGTGTTCAAAGAGCGTCCACACTCCGCTGGAGCAGCAGGTCGTTGAGCTGAAGGAGAAACATAAGGACGCCTTGTTGGCTGTGGAGTGTGGTTACAAGTACCGGTTCTTTGGAGAGGACGCAGAG atTGCTGCGAAGGAGCTGAATATCTTCTGTCATCTGGATCATAACTTCATGACGTGCAGCATCCCCACTCACCGACTCTTTGTTCATGTCAGACGTTTGGTTTCCCACGGACACAAG GTGGGAGTGGTTAAGCAGACGGAGACATCGGCCATGAAGGCCTTGGGAGCCAATAAGAACGCGCTGTTCACTCGTCAGCTCACTGCTATGTACACAAAGTCCACCCTGGTGGGAGAGG ATGTAAACCCGGTCTGCAGACTGGGGGATGTGGAGGAGGGGGCCTGTGGAGACGAGCTGCTGGACCCCCCCAACAGCTTCCTGCTGTGTATCAGTGAGAACTGGGACaaactgaagaagcagctgACTGTCGGGCTGGTG gcgGTTCAGCCCAGCACAGGAGACGTGTTACTGGACTGTTTCCCTGACGGCCAGTCTCGCTCTGAGCTGGAGGCTCGAATTATGAAGCTCAACCCAGTGGAGATCCTGGTGCCCTCTGACCTCTcggaacaaacacacagactcctGCAGAGCATCACCAACGCCAG tgCCCAGGCCGATGACCGGGTGAGAGTCGAGAGGAGAGACCGCGCTCAGTTCGAGTTCCCGTCTGCCATGAACACAGTCACCGAGTTCTACTGCCACACTGAgaagaaag CCTCTAGGTGTCTGTCCAGTGTGGCGTCCATGGAGACTCCAGTGATCTGCTGTCTGGGGCCGCTCATCCAGTTTCTCCAGGAATTCAACTTAGAGAGAGTTTTTAGGAGTGAAAG CTCCTTCCAGCATCTGTCTTGCCGCTCAGAGGGAATGACCCTCAGTGCCACCACCCTGAGGAACCTGGAAATCCTCAACAATCAG ACAGATGGTGGCGTGCGGGGCAGCCTGTTGTGGGTGTTGGACCACACGTGCACTCGCTTTGGGAGGAGACTGATGAGGAAGTGGGTGAGCCGGCCCCTCACAGACCCGCA ATCCATCTCCGAGCGTCTGGATGCTGTGCAGGAGATGTTGGAGTCCGACTGTCTCCCCTTAACTTCCATCAAATCCCTGCTGTCACACTTGCCCGACCTGGAGAGGGGCATCTGCAGTATTTACCACAAAAAG tcttCCACACAGGAGTTTTACGTCATCACCAGCAGTCTCTGTCGCGTAGGGCTTGAACTCCAGGCCCTGGTCCCAGCTATCGAGGCACAGATCAGGTCCAAGCTGCTGCAAAGCCTCTTGCTGGACATTCCCAAGCTGCTGGATCCAGCCCACAGCTTCCTCAAGGTGCTCAACAAGAAGGCGGCTCA GATGGGGAATAAGACAGAGCTGTTCTCAGACCTGTCCGGCTTCCCGGTGctacaggagaggagggagcagaTCCAGACCGCCCTCAATGAGATTCAAGACCACCGCAAAGAAATCCGGCTGATACTGAAGACCCCCGCGCTCGACTACATCACCGTCTCTGGAcaggag TTTCTGATTCAGGTGAAGAACTCGCTGGCATCTACTGTTCCACGTGACTGGGTCATAATCAGCAG CACCAAGACAGTCAGCAGGTATCACTCTTCTTTCCTGGTGGAGCGCTacaagaagctgcagcagctccgcgagcagctgctgctggactgtCACAGCGAGTGGATCAATTTTATGGA tgAGTTTGGAGAGCACTATCACACCACGAAAAGGGCTATTAGTCACCTAGCAACCATGGACTGCCTCCTTTCATTGGCTGAGGTTGCTAAACAAGGGGACTATTGCAG ACCAGTTGTGTGTGAAGATCAGCGTCAGATCATGATCAGGGATGGCAGAcaccctgctatagacctactTATGGGAGTGCAAAACCAGTATGTGCCCAACCACACTGAactacag ggtgaTGGCAGGAGAACCATGATCATCACTGGTCCTAACATGGGGGGTAAGAGCTCCTACATTCGTCAGGTGGCTCTAATCTGCATCATGGCTCACATGGGCTCGTACGTGCCGGCCTCTGAGGCCCGTCTGGGTGCACTGGACGGCGTTTACACCAG GATGGGGGCCTCAGACAACATCCTCAAAGGGCGCAGTACGTTTATGGAGGAGCTGACCGAAGCCTCCGAGATCATTTCCCACGCAACCGAGCGGTCATTGGTCATCCTTGATGAGCTGGGGCGGGGCACGAGCACCCATGATGGGATCGCCATCGCCCATGCCACCCTGGAGTACTTCATCAGAGAC gTCAAAGCCCAAACCCTGTTTGTGACCCATTATCCCCCTCTGTGTGAGCTGGAGCAGGCGTATCCCAGACATGTGGCTAACTACCATATGGCTTTCCTACTCAATGACCCTGATATTGCTACTGACACTGAgg GCGATGAGGTTCAGCCCGAGTTCATCACCTTCCTCTACCAGCTaactggaggagctgcagggcgCAGCTACGGCCTGAATGTCGCCCGTCTGGCCGACATCCCAGATTCTAtactacacactgctgctcGTAAAtccagagagatggagaacGTGGTGAAAGCCAGGAG GAGCAGAGTGAAACTTCTGTCGGATCTCTGGAGCGTCTCAGACAAGTCGTCCCTCCTGGAGTGGCAGCGGTCAAACTGA
- the LOC133002146 gene encoding lymphocyte antigen 6S-like, with product KDFLSTFMMQLFGALVLFTTLSTACGLRCYTCTATEPKSCTDTKSCAVIFNRCFSLKVEGYNMVSKGCQTSMICGGSMECCEGDLCNSAALTGPSVILLLVSSAIITPFL from the exons AAAGACTTCCTCTCTACATTCATGATGCAGCTGTTTGGAGCTCTGGTTCTGTTTACGACGCTATCCACAG catgTGGTCTGAGATGTTACACCTGCACAGCCACCGAGCCTAAATCCTGCACAGACACCAAATCTTGTGCCGTCATCTTCAACCGCTGTTTCTCTCTCAAAGTAGAAG GATACAACATGGTTTCCAAGGGCTGTCAAACCAGTATGATATGTGGAGGTTCCATGGAATGCTGTGAGGGGGACTTGTGTAACAGCGCCGCACTGACTGGTCCCAGCGTCATTCTGCTGCTGGTGTCCTCCGCCATCATCACACCGTTTCTCTGA